Proteins co-encoded in one Ignavibacteria bacterium genomic window:
- a CDS encoding S-adenosylmethionine decarboxylase, translated as MMNKYTLIFELCNCKGHDLYDNEKISSVFNSLLKRSGFSIVSSMKHEFTPQGLTFVSILSESHALVHTFPEESRLSIDLYTCSEPDKLEIFIEEALQEFEPGKYFFKVVDRNKIVEV; from the coding sequence ATGATGAACAAATACACCCTGATTTTTGAGCTTTGTAATTGTAAAGGTCACGATCTTTACGATAATGAGAAAATCAGCTCTGTTTTCAACTCGCTTCTCAAGAGATCCGGATTTTCAATAGTATCATCTATGAAGCACGAGTTCACTCCACAGGGCTTGACTTTCGTATCCATTCTTAGCGAATCTCATGCATTGGTCCATACTTTTCCCGAGGAATCAAGACTTTCCATCGACTTGTACACCTGCTCCGAACCCGATAAACTGGAAATATTTATTGAGGAAGCACTTCAGGAATTTGAACCGGGAAAATACTTCTTCAAAGTCGTCGACAGGAATAAAATAGTTGAAGTGTAA
- the asnS gene encoding asparagine--tRNA ligase — MSYNAVTVKDLLAGGEKFEGEKLKLTGWVRTSRISKNFGFIELNDGSCFKNLQVVFDDSISNFEEIEKISIGSSLEINGAYVRSLGDKQPFELKADEIKVVGFASLDNPIQKKRHSFEFLRTIAHLRPRTNTYMATFRVRSIVSYAIHKFFQEKGFVYVHTPIITSTDAEGAGEMFRVTTLNIDNPPRDEKKQIDFSQELFGKPSFLTVSGQLAVEAFCFAFRNVYTFGPTFRAENSNTARHANEFWMIEPEIAFAELEDDMRLAQDMMKFVLNEVMTQAPDELEFFNKFVDNELLSRLDNVLNSDFATITYTEAIDYLKKSGHTFEYPVEWGENLQTEHERYITEEIFKKPVFVIDYPKDIKAFYMKLNSDNKTVRAMDLLVPGVGEIIGGSQREENYEVLHQKMLAVGIVPEEYEWYQDIRKFGSFPHAGFGLGLERAVMYLTGMKNIRDVIPYPRTPNNLLF, encoded by the coding sequence ATGTCATATAATGCCGTTACGGTTAAAGATCTGCTCGCCGGAGGAGAAAAATTTGAAGGCGAAAAATTAAAACTTACCGGTTGGGTAAGAACTTCGCGCATCTCCAAGAATTTTGGATTTATTGAATTAAATGATGGTTCCTGTTTCAAGAATCTTCAGGTTGTGTTTGATGATTCAATCTCCAACTTTGAAGAAATTGAAAAAATTTCCATCGGTTCATCGCTTGAGATAAACGGAGCATATGTTCGCTCATTGGGCGACAAACAACCTTTCGAACTAAAAGCTGATGAAATAAAAGTGGTCGGCTTTGCTTCACTCGATAACCCCATTCAGAAGAAAAGACATTCTTTCGAATTCCTCAGAACCATCGCTCATCTTAGACCCAGAACCAATACCTATATGGCAACTTTCCGGGTCAGATCGATAGTTTCATATGCAATTCACAAATTCTTTCAGGAAAAAGGCTTCGTTTATGTTCATACTCCGATCATAACAAGTACAGATGCCGAGGGCGCCGGAGAAATGTTTCGTGTAACTACACTGAACATTGACAATCCCCCAAGGGATGAAAAAAAACAGATAGATTTTTCGCAGGAGCTCTTTGGAAAACCATCATTTCTTACCGTTTCAGGACAACTTGCGGTAGAAGCATTCTGTTTTGCTTTCAGAAATGTTTACACTTTTGGACCGACTTTCCGTGCTGAAAATTCAAATACCGCCCGTCATGCAAACGAATTTTGGATGATTGAACCTGAAATAGCATTCGCTGAGCTGGAAGATGATATGAGGCTGGCACAGGATATGATGAAGTTCGTCCTGAATGAAGTAATGACTCAAGCACCGGATGAACTGGAATTTTTTAACAAGTTTGTTGATAATGAACTCCTGTCCCGTCTTGACAATGTTTTGAATTCAGATTTCGCAACGATCACATACACTGAAGCAATCGATTACCTGAAAAAATCGGGTCATACATTTGAATATCCCGTTGAGTGGGGAGAAAATCTCCAAACGGAACATGAAAGATATATTACTGAGGAAATCTTTAAGAAGCCCGTCTTCGTTATTGACTATCCTAAGGATATAAAAGCTTTCTATATGAAGCTGAATAGCGACAACAAGACTGTAAGAGCCATGGATTTACTGGTTCCCGGTGTTGGTGAGATAATCGGAGGAAGCCAGAGAGAGGAAAACTATGAAGTCCTCCATCAGAAGATGCTTGCGGTTGGAATTGTACCTGAAGAGTATGAGTGGTATCAGGACATCAGAAAATTTGGATCATTCCCTCATGCAGGATTCGGACTCGGTCTTGAGCGTGCTGTCATGTACCTTACAGGGATGAAAAACATCCGTGATGTAATTCCCTACCCAAGAACCCCCAACAATCTGTTATTCTAA
- a CDS encoding low molecular weight phosphotyrosine protein phosphatase translates to MKVLFVCLGNICRSPAAEGVFREKAKIAGLESNFEIDSAGTAGYHIGESADRRMITHCNERGYDITPHRARKLSANDLKEYDIILAMDRSNYYNITSLDSDGTYREKIRMMTDFVTRWNVNEVPDPYYDGPEAFHHVIDLLEDGCDNLLNYLLNHYNPK, encoded by the coding sequence GTGAAAGTATTGTTTGTTTGTCTTGGGAATATCTGCCGTTCACCTGCTGCAGAGGGAGTGTTTCGTGAGAAAGCTAAAATCGCCGGACTGGAAAGTAATTTTGAGATAGATTCAGCAGGGACAGCAGGTTACCACATTGGTGAGTCGGCTGACAGAAGAATGATAACACATTGTAATGAAAGAGGTTATGATATCACACCTCACAGAGCAAGGAAACTGTCCGCAAATGATCTTAAAGAATATGACATTATTTTGGCAATGGACAGATCAAATTATTATAACATTACATCGCTGGATTCAGATGGCACATATCGCGAAAAAATCAGAATGATGACCGATTTTGTTACTCGATGGAATGTAAATGAAGTACCGGATCCGTATTATGACGGACCTGAGGCATTCCATCATGTAATCGACCTTCTCGAGGATGGATGTGATAATTTACTTAATTACCTGCTTAATCATTACAATCCAAAATGA
- a CDS encoding fructosamine kinase family protein — protein MNYLSDLTGEDVKFVRRAGGGCIADFAIYAGASGTQYFVKTYKSESGNLKAEVEAAGLNELAKQSQIRVPKVFACSGNTLVMEMIKEGRARSNFWENFGRDLYFFHETVSDSGFGFHEDNFIGDSVQKNTPFMDSWVDFYRDKRLMPQFRIMSQNGYTDKLLATKFDSLLKRLPELIDDKSVKPSLLHGDLWSGNVMVDETGEAVIFDPAVYYGDRETDIAMTELFGGFDGDFYGAYFESYSRYNQYKERKELYQLYHLMNHLNLFGSGYLGSVKSIIQKYA, from the coding sequence ATGAATTATTTATCAGATTTGACAGGTGAAGATGTCAAGTTTGTGAGGAGGGCAGGAGGTGGGTGCATCGCTGATTTTGCAATCTATGCAGGAGCAAGTGGCACGCAATATTTTGTAAAAACTTACAAAAGTGAAAGTGGGAATCTGAAGGCGGAAGTGGAGGCAGCAGGGCTAAATGAACTCGCAAAACAAAGTCAGATTCGTGTTCCAAAAGTCTTTGCCTGCTCCGGGAATACTCTTGTAATGGAAATGATAAAAGAAGGGCGAGCACGGTCTAATTTTTGGGAAAATTTTGGCAGAGATCTCTATTTTTTCCATGAGACAGTTTCCGATTCCGGATTCGGTTTCCATGAAGATAATTTTATCGGTGACTCTGTGCAGAAAAACACTCCATTTATGGACTCTTGGGTCGATTTTTACAGAGATAAAAGACTTATGCCTCAATTTCGAATTATGAGCCAAAACGGTTATACTGATAAATTGCTGGCTACAAAATTTGACTCTCTGTTAAAAAGACTGCCTGAATTAATTGATGATAAATCGGTAAAACCGTCCTTGCTGCACGGTGATTTATGGTCTGGGAATGTAATGGTGGATGAGACCGGGGAAGCTGTTATCTTCGATCCGGCAGTTTATTATGGTGACCGGGAAACAGATATCGCGATGACGGAGCTGTTTGGAGGATTTGATGGCGACTTTTACGGGGCGTATTTCGAAAGTTATAGCCGGTATAACCAATACAAAGAGAGAAAAGAGCTATATCAACTCTATCATCTGATGAATCATTTAAATCTGTTTGGGTCAGGATATCTGGGGAGTGTGAAAAGTATAATTCAAAAATATGCTTAG
- a CDS encoding YbjN domain-containing protein: MSSKYELVKNYLINLGYHISREIPEEEIVIVDDTDKGISNLIIDCENPLLIFEQYIGKLKKDEKDVYKKLLQVNRKLVHGAFVLEEVNNTLLFRDTLQLENLDENEVEGTMSSIHFAMAEHTDFLIEICK; the protein is encoded by the coding sequence ATGTCTTCAAAATATGAATTGGTAAAAAATTATTTAATTAATCTGGGATATCACATCTCAAGGGAAATACCGGAAGAGGAAATAGTGATTGTTGATGATACAGACAAGGGCATTTCGAATCTGATTATAGATTGCGAAAACCCTCTTTTGATCTTCGAACAGTACATTGGAAAACTCAAAAAAGATGAAAAAGATGTTTACAAAAAACTCCTTCAAGTAAACAGAAAACTTGTTCACGGGGCATTCGTCCTTGAAGAGGTTAATAACACGCTTCTTTTTAGAGACACCCTCCAATTGGAGAATCTTGATGAAAACGAAGTTGAAGGCACAATGTCATCCATCCATTTCGCGATGGCAGAGCATACTGATTTTCTTATTGAAATTTGCAAATAG